From Trichomycterus rosablanca isolate fTriRos1 chromosome 27, fTriRos1.hap1, whole genome shotgun sequence, a single genomic window includes:
- the cbx6a gene encoding chromobox protein homolog 6a — protein sequence MELTAIGERVFAAEEILKRRVRKGQIEYLVKWRGWALKHSTWEPEENILDDRLIVAFERKERDKELHGPKKRGPKPKNFMLKARSSVTSTRVSSSHQASPSPSSSRVRPNSSSSSQAPTPRLHSLANAHKLKKDIHRCHRMSRRPLPRPDPDGSSFVSRLPMSPFSETVRILNRRVKPREVKRGRIILNLKVIDKCTNGATKGQGRAQIPSRNRIIGKRQADMPYRPFQPPMKMLGFPMYGQPFGLQPCLPVSNQAGSRVGKAGGRSSANSSRVQTQSNPSMANKRLATEIQPSSLTSPPEDKPKKRGRKRKLPHDQPASKTRAAKHGDPDWHPERASSCSNVVVTDVATNHLTVTIKEFCQSGAASEPPSPHPADNTKSSTT from the exons GGTCAGATTGAATATCTGGTGAAATGGAGAGGATGGGCACTAAA ACACAGCACCTGGGAACCAGAGGAAAACATCCTGGACGATCGGCTCATTGTAGCATTTGAGCGAAA GGAGCGAGACAAGGAGCTTCATGGCCCAAAAAAGCGGGGACCTAAACCAAAAAACTTTATGCTCAAG GCACGATCAAGTGTGACATCGACCCGTGTTTCCAGTTCCCATCAAGCTTCTCCGTCCCCTTCCTCATCAAGAGTCCGTCCAAACTCTTCGTCGTCGTCTCAGGCGCCAACGCCCAGGTTGCACTCATTAGCCAATGCACACAAACTGAAGAAGGACATCCATCGGTGCCACCGTATGTCCCGCCGGCCTCTGCCACGACCCGACCCGGACGGCTCGTCGTTTGTCTCCCGCCTGCCGATGTCACCATTCTCCGAGACCGTGCGCATTTTAAACCGCAGGGTAAAGCCACGAGAGGTCAAGCGGGGTCGCATCATTCTCAACCTCAAGGTCATTGACAAATGCACCAATGGGGCAACCAAAGGACAAGGACGGGCACAGATTCCGTCTCGGAATCGCATTATCGGGAAGAGGCAAGCAGACATGCCCTACAGGCCGTTCCAGCCGCCTATGAAGATGCTGGGATTTCCCATGTACGGGCAGCCATTTGGGCTTCAACCGTGCTTACCAGTTTCAAACCAAGCTGGCTCCAGAGTTGGCAAAGCTGGGGGGCGTTCATCAGCAAATTCGTCCAGGGTTCAGACCCAGTCGAATCCTTCGATGGCCAATAAGAGATTGGCCACTGAAATCCAGCCTTCCTCTCTGACATCACCACCAGAGGACAAACCCAAAAAGAGGGGCAGAAAGAGAAAATTGCCTCACGATCAGCCTGCATCTAAAACGAGAGCAGCAAAACATGGTGACCCTGACTGGCACCCAGAGCGAGCTTCCAGCTGTTCTAATGTCGTCGTCACAGATGTCGCCACGAACCACCTTACTGTCACAATTAAGGAGTTCTGCCAGTCTGGAGCGGCGTCCGAACCCCCATCACCACATCCTGCCGACAACACAAAATCTTCCACCACCTAG